A single region of the Manihot esculenta cultivar AM560-2 chromosome 12, M.esculenta_v8, whole genome shotgun sequence genome encodes:
- the LOC110627865 gene encoding magnesium-dependent phosphatase 1, with protein sequence MEDDEEKVKKEALEIIGQFQELPRLVVFDLDYTLWPFYCEFYYEDDTPYLYPHAMGILKALKEKGIELAIASRSPTSQIAKVFLVKLGIDSMCVAQEIFSSWTNKTEHFQRIHRRTGLPFSSMLFFDDEDRNIEATSKMGVTSILVGNGVNLGALRQGLSEFSQKSGCCSRNSKD encoded by the exons ATGGAAGACGACGAGGAGAAGGTGAAAAAAGAGGCGTTGGAGATAATCGGGCAATTCCAGGAGCTGCCTCGCTTGGTCGTCTTCGATCTCGATTACACTCTATGGCCTTTTTACTG CGAGTTCTACTATGAAGATGATACGCCATATCTGTATCCACATGCTATGGGCATATTAAAAGCGCTAAAGGAGAAGGGAATTGAGTTGGCTATTGCTTCTAGATCGCCTACTTCGCAGATTGCCAAAGTATTTCTTGTTAAATTGGGAATCGACTCCATGTGTGTGGCCCAG GAAATTTTCTCCAGCTGGACTAACAAAACTGAGCATTTTCAAAGGATCCATAGGAGGACTGGACTGCCTTTCAGTTCAATGCTCTTCTTTGATGATGAGGATAGGAATATTGAAGCT ACATCAAAGATGGGTGTAACTAGCATCTTGGTTGGAAATGGGGTAAATCTTGGAGCGTTGAGGCAAGGACTATCAGAATTTTCTCAAAAGTCGGGGTGTTGTAGCAGGAACAGTAAGGATTGA